One Keratinibaculum paraultunense genomic window carries:
- the ald gene encoding alanine dehydrogenase, with translation MIIGVPKEIKEQESRVALTPAGVDAFVRAGHKVLVETNAGIEVGFTDEEYAAQGAEIVPEAAKVWEQADMILKVKEPLKSEYKYFRKDLVIFTYLHLAAEEELTKALVESGAIAIAYETVQNPDGSLPLLTPMSEVAGRMAIQQGSIYLEKTRGGKGLLIDGVPGVPPAHVVIVGAGTVGTGAIRRAIGLGARVTVLDINVDRLRYLGEVFMGRLETLYSNNYNLTQAVKTADLVVGSVLIPGAKAPKLVTEEMVKQMEPGSVIVDVAIDQGGCVETIDHPTTHADPIFVKHGVIHYAVANIPGAVPRTSTLALTNVTLQYALRIANKGWKQALIDDKPLRKGANVIDGKIVYKSVADAFDMPYTPVEEVLGI, from the coding sequence ATGATTATTGGAGTCCCAAAAGAAATAAAGGAACAAGAAAGTAGAGTTGCACTTACTCCTGCTGGTGTAGATGCATTTGTTAGAGCTGGTCACAAAGTTTTAGTAGAAACTAATGCAGGAATAGAAGTAGGCTTTACTGATGAAGAATATGCAGCTCAAGGAGCTGAAATTGTACCAGAAGCTGCAAAAGTATGGGAACAAGCAGATATGATATTGAAAGTTAAAGAACCACTAAAATCAGAATATAAATATTTCAGAAAAGATCTTGTTATATTTACTTATCTACACTTAGCCGCAGAGGAAGAATTAACAAAAGCTTTAGTTGAATCTGGAGCTATCGCTATTGCTTATGAAACAGTGCAAAATCCAGATGGATCACTTCCACTTCTCACTCCAATGAGTGAAGTCGCTGGTCGTATGGCTATTCAACAAGGATCTATATACTTAGAAAAAACCAGAGGTGGTAAAGGATTATTAATAGACGGTGTTCCAGGAGTTCCTCCAGCTCATGTTGTCATTGTGGGTGCTGGCACTGTAGGAACTGGTGCTATTAGAAGAGCAATCGGTCTTGGTGCTAGAGTTACAGTACTTGACATAAATGTGGACAGACTTCGCTACTTAGGTGAAGTATTTATGGGAAGATTAGAAACCCTCTATTCCAATAACTATAATCTAACACAAGCTGTTAAAACAGCGGACTTAGTAGTTGGATCAGTTCTAATTCCAGGAGCTAAAGCACCAAAACTAGTTACAGAAGAAATGGTTAAACAAATGGAACCAGGAAGTGTAATAGTTGACGTAGCAATTGATCAAGGCGGCTGCGTAGAAACTATTGATCATCCAACAACTCACGCTGATCCCATATTTGTTAAACATGGTGTAATCCATTATGCCGTTGCTAATATTCCTGGAGCAGTTCCAAGAACTTCTACATTAGCTTTAACAAATGTTACTTTACAATATGCACTTAGAATAGCTAACAAAGGATGGAAGCAAGCATTAATTGATGATAAACCATTAAGAAAAGGTGCTAATGTAATAGACGGGAAAATCGTTTACAAATCAGTAGCAGACGCATTTGATATGCCTTATACGCCAGTAGAAGAAGTACTTGGTATATAA
- a CDS encoding sigma-54 interaction domain-containing protein, which yields MVNIRNILNLYNYFDSIIITDDEGIIQYYANMRTDIFDLKRNDIIGSSILDIHPYLTEETSSIMRVLKDGKPIYDQVEYLTTKHGQEMTNLYSTLPIIDNGKIIGAIDLARCIEENERQNIVLAANNNEENIGLYNIDDIITKSESMKEVKSKIIKVANTDSPVLIYGETGTGKELVAQALHTYSYRNKSRFIAQNCAAIPHNMLESILFGSVKGSYTGAENRKGLFEVANGGTLFLDEVNSMDLNMQSKLLRAIENKNIIRIGGTEPIPVDVRIIATLNEPPLECIENNKLREDLFFRLTVVQIDVPPLRERVPDILYLTEYFISMYNQKMNKNVEGITDEVRNIFLNYNWPGNVRELKNVIEGAFNIIGSRYIKLKDLPPYLVESVQKYMIEFEIEEENVSLYEKVERYEKQLLIETLNSTTTFAEAADKLKISKQSLDYKLKKYNLK from the coding sequence GTGGTAAATATCAGAAATATTCTTAATCTTTATAATTATTTTGATAGCATTATCATAACTGATGATGAGGGAATAATACAATATTATGCAAATATGAGGACGGATATATTTGATTTAAAAAGAAATGATATTATTGGAAGTTCTATTTTAGACATTCATCCATATTTAACTGAAGAAACTAGTAGTATAATGAGAGTTTTAAAAGATGGAAAGCCTATATATGATCAAGTAGAATATCTTACTACAAAACATGGGCAAGAGATGACAAATTTATATAGTACTCTTCCTATAATTGATAATGGAAAGATAATAGGAGCTATAGATTTAGCAAGATGTATAGAAGAAAATGAGCGACAAAATATTGTATTGGCAGCTAATAATAATGAGGAAAATATTGGTCTTTATAATATTGATGATATTATTACTAAATCAGAATCGATGAAAGAGGTTAAATCTAAAATAATAAAGGTTGCAAACACTGATTCTCCTGTACTTATTTATGGAGAAACAGGTACAGGAAAAGAGTTGGTTGCACAAGCTTTACATACTTATAGTTATAGAAATAAAAGTAGATTTATAGCTCAAAATTGTGCGGCTATTCCCCATAATATGTTGGAGAGTATATTATTTGGAAGCGTTAAAGGAAGCTATACTGGAGCAGAGAATAGAAAAGGATTATTTGAAGTTGCAAATGGAGGGACTTTGTTTTTAGATGAAGTAAATTCTATGGATTTAAATATGCAATCCAAATTATTAAGAGCTATTGAAAATAAAAATATAATTAGAATTGGTGGAACAGAACCAATTCCTGTAGATGTAAGAATAATTGCGACATTAAACGAACCACCTTTAGAGTGTATTGAAAACAACAAACTTAGAGAAGATCTATTTTTTAGACTAACTGTGGTACAAATAGATGTACCACCATTAAGGGAAAGAGTTCCAGATATACTATATTTAACTGAATATTTTATTTCCATGTATAATCAAAAAATGAATAAAAATGTTGAAGGTATAACTGATGAAGTTAGAAATATATTTTTAAATTATAATTGGCCTGGTAATGTAAGAGAATTGAAAAATGTAATAGAAGGAGCATTTAATATAATTGGTTCAAGGTATATAAAATTGAAAGATTTGCCCCCTTATTTAGTAGAATCGGTACAAAAGTATATGATTGAGTTTGAAATTGAAGAGGAGAATGTTTCTCTTTATGAAAAGGTAGAAAGATATGAAAAACAATTATTAATAGAAACTTTAAATTCAACAACCACATTTGCAGAAGCTGCTGACAAATTAAAAATTTCCAAACAGTCATTAGATTATAAACTAAAAAAATATAATTTAAAATGA
- a CDS encoding Na+/H+ antiporter NhaC family protein produces MSNYGILSLLPPIIAILLALKTKQTLLSLFVGVWVGATIINGYNPLVGLTKVVSDYMIPSIGDSYNAGLLVLVTLAGGFVYMLQKTGAAEAFAKVVTKKINTARKAQIATWFSAFLFSYTEPCLILGTIMRPVTDAIRVSRAKLAYILDSMGCNLASFSPISSYGPFITSLIATQLAAASISANEWGVYIRMFPFNLYGIFAMLTVLIVAIAGLDFGPMYREEKRARETGKLLPDDAEPIISEKKVSFPKDYNLTIKNFVIPMLSLFICIFATIFWTGDIVTNGFRGAFINGDITLAICMGFMGGGIGAALTGVFTGLFNFTEAFNGFINGMEELIMVPFILILAWSMGGITADMGVGNYLTEIVQNYLVGGLVPALIFLFGALISFATGSSWGVWAIMMPIAVPMAIAFDIPIPYIVGAVIGGGLFGDQCSPISDTTIMSSTGAACDHILHVSTQLVYGIVVGISAFIGFLFGGLTGKYYLSIAVTAVVLIILLIVLNKLSKRKQNDSTSLA; encoded by the coding sequence ATGTCAAACTATGGTATTTTAAGTTTATTACCACCTATAATAGCTATATTACTTGCTCTTAAAACTAAACAAACATTGTTATCTTTATTCGTAGGAGTATGGGTAGGAGCAACTATAATTAATGGCTATAATCCTTTGGTGGGGCTTACAAAAGTAGTTTCTGATTATATGATTCCTTCAATAGGAGATTCGTATAATGCTGGGCTACTAGTTTTGGTTACTTTAGCAGGAGGATTTGTTTATATGTTACAAAAAACAGGTGCGGCAGAAGCTTTTGCTAAAGTGGTTACAAAGAAAATAAATACTGCTAGAAAAGCACAAATAGCAACTTGGTTTTCTGCATTTTTATTTTCTTATACAGAACCATGTTTAATATTGGGTACTATCATGAGACCTGTTACAGATGCTATAAGAGTTTCAAGAGCTAAATTAGCATATATACTAGATTCAATGGGATGTAATCTGGCATCCTTTTCTCCTATAAGTAGTTATGGACCTTTTATAACTAGTTTAATAGCAACTCAACTAGCTGCAGCTTCTATATCAGCTAATGAATGGGGAGTATATATAAGGATGTTTCCCTTCAATTTATATGGAATTTTTGCTATGCTAACTGTTTTGATAGTTGCAATTGCTGGATTGGATTTTGGACCTATGTATAGGGAAGAAAAGCGAGCAAGGGAAACTGGTAAGTTATTGCCAGATGATGCAGAACCAATTATTTCTGAAAAAAAGGTGAGTTTTCCAAAAGATTATAATTTAACTATTAAAAACTTTGTTATTCCTATGTTATCATTATTTATATGTATATTTGCAACCATATTTTGGACTGGTGATATTGTAACTAATGGATTTAGAGGAGCATTTATAAATGGTGATATAACTTTGGCAATTTGTATGGGATTTATGGGTGGAGGAATTGGAGCTGCATTGACTGGAGTATTTACTGGATTATTTAATTTTACAGAAGCTTTTAATGGATTTATTAATGGGATGGAAGAATTAATTATGGTTCCATTTATATTGATTTTAGCTTGGTCTATGGGCGGAATTACCGCAGATATGGGAGTAGGTAATTATTTAACAGAGATAGTTCAAAATTATCTTGTTGGAGGGCTGGTTCCTGCATTGATATTTTTATTTGGAGCATTGATTTCATTTGCTACTGGAAGTTCTTGGGGTGTTTGGGCTATTATGATGCCGATAGCTGTACCAATGGCAATAGCATTTGATATTCCCATACCCTATATAGTTGGAGCAGTTATAGGAGGAGGTCTATTTGGAGATCAATGTTCACCAATTTCTGATACAACAATTATGTCTTCCACTGGAGCAGCTTGTGATCATATACTTCATGTTTCAACGCAATTAGTATATGGAATTGTTGTAGGAATATCTGCATTTATTGGTTTCCTGTTTGGAGGGCTAACTGGTAAATATTATTTAAGTATTGCAGTTACTGCAGTTGTTTTAATAATACTATTAATAGTGTTAAATAAATTATCCAAAAGAAAACAGAATGATTCAACGTCATTAGCATAA
- a CDS encoding amidohydrolase family protein, whose amino-acid sequence MKKVDMIVKAPHFYTMGGEGVGYRSNVAMVVDGGKIIAMEDMDVIDKEYVGEELLELNHHAVFPGFIDGHMHTGLAIMRGLAQDTNNWMMYGLQPFDNVVKKEEKLAGSKLAIIEAIKAGTTTFGDYEIDMDPVCEFMYNVGVRGNIASTIREAKRRVYEPGELYEFDKNLGEKSFKQNLELYDKWHNRGNGRIKILMGPQGADFLSKELLLEVQKAAKERNTKIHMHVQQGDRETYQIVNRYNKRPIEWLSEIGYLDETLIAVHLTDANDEETKVVANSGASMIVCPGSIGIIDGIVPPSVVFQRTGGNVALGSDQAPGNNCHNVINEMKLVALFNKIKYKNPEIMPAWRVLRMATIEGAKAVGLGDLVGSLEVGKRADFIAIDLKKPTMLPVYTKPMRNIIPNLVYSARGDEVVLSVVDGKVIYKDGVILGIDEEECLKEVQLYPDSIGKRASKEFFEINGTNAKFMKQNKL is encoded by the coding sequence ATGAAAAAAGTGGACATGATAGTAAAAGCACCTCATTTTTATACTATGGGAGGAGAAGGTGTTGGTTATAGGTCAAATGTTGCTATGGTTGTTGATGGTGGCAAAATAATAGCAATGGAAGATATGGATGTTATCGATAAAGAGTATGTGGGAGAAGAATTATTAGAACTAAATCATCATGCTGTTTTCCCTGGTTTTATAGATGGACATATGCATACTGGATTAGCTATTATGAGAGGTTTAGCTCAAGATACTAATAATTGGATGATGTATGGATTACAGCCTTTTGATAATGTGGTGAAAAAAGAGGAGAAATTAGCAGGAAGTAAATTAGCTATAATTGAGGCAATTAAAGCTGGAACTACTACTTTTGGTGATTATGAAATTGATATGGATCCAGTTTGTGAATTTATGTATAATGTAGGGGTTAGAGGTAATATTGCATCCACTATAAGGGAAGCAAAAAGAAGAGTTTATGAACCTGGAGAATTGTATGAATTTGACAAAAATTTAGGAGAAAAATCATTTAAACAAAATTTAGAACTATATGACAAATGGCACAATAGAGGAAATGGTAGAATTAAAATACTTATGGGACCCCAAGGAGCTGATTTTCTAAGTAAAGAGCTTTTATTAGAAGTTCAAAAAGCAGCTAAAGAAAGAAATACAAAGATTCACATGCATGTACAACAAGGAGATAGAGAAACTTATCAAATAGTTAATCGATATAATAAAAGACCTATTGAATGGTTATCAGAAATAGGTTATCTAGATGAAACTTTAATTGCAGTTCATTTGACAGATGCCAATGATGAAGAAACTAAAGTAGTTGCCAATAGCGGTGCTTCCATGATAGTATGTCCTGGTTCTATAGGTATTATTGATGGGATAGTTCCCCCTTCAGTTGTTTTTCAAAGAACAGGTGGAAATGTAGCTTTAGGCTCAGATCAAGCACCTGGGAACAATTGTCATAATGTTATAAATGAGATGAAATTGGTTGCACTTTTTAATAAGATAAAGTATAAGAATCCAGAAATTATGCCAGCTTGGCGTGTGCTTAGAATGGCTACAATAGAAGGAGCAAAAGCTGTTGGATTAGGAGACTTAGTTGGTTCATTGGAAGTTGGCAAAAGAGCAGATTTTATAGCTATAGATTTGAAAAAGCCAACTATGTTGCCTGTATATACAAAACCTATGAGAAATATTATTCCCAACCTAGTTTATAGTGCAAGAGGGGATGAAGTAGTGCTATCAGTTGTTGATGGTAAAGTAATATATAAGGATGGAGTAATTTTAGGAATAGACGAAGAAGAATGTTTAAAAGAAGTTCAACTATATCCTGATAGTATAGGCAAGAGAGCCTCTAAGGAGTTTTTTGAAATAAATGGAACAAATGCAAAATTTATGAAACAAAATAAACTATAA
- a CDS encoding alpha/beta hydrolase family protein, giving the protein MTNYLKSNYILEKHIYIGNIPAILFRSKENKELIPTIIFYHGWSSDKETQRMRGFILSSVGYQVIIPDAIYHGERNALDNYDLEDAAEYFWDTIFTNIEESSIIMDELVSKYDADPNRIGVMGNSMGGFTAAGVFAHNPDIKALVVLNGSCAWEISNKIFKKSFEIKTTEEQKPVEEKIIKMDPINNLESLVNRPILLLHGDSDTVVSVEGQTVFYNKIRSMYEDKEKIKFIQYPDLNHFVTTNMMEESVAWFYKYL; this is encoded by the coding sequence ATGACTAACTATTTAAAATCAAACTATATACTTGAAAAACATATATACATAGGAAATATTCCAGCTATACTTTTTAGATCTAAAGAAAACAAAGAGTTAATTCCAACAATAATATTTTATCATGGATGGAGTTCAGATAAAGAAACTCAGAGAATGAGAGGTTTTATATTATCATCTGTAGGGTATCAGGTGATTATTCCTGATGCTATTTATCATGGAGAAAGAAATGCACTTGATAACTATGATCTGGAGGATGCAGCAGAATATTTTTGGGATACTATATTTACAAATATTGAGGAATCAAGCATTATAATGGATGAATTAGTATCCAAATATGACGCAGATCCAAATAGGATTGGAGTTATGGGAAATTCCATGGGAGGTTTTACAGCAGCAGGAGTATTTGCCCATAATCCTGATATAAAAGCATTAGTAGTACTTAATGGCTCCTGTGCGTGGGAAATTTCTAATAAAATATTTAAAAAATCATTTGAGATAAAAACAACTGAAGAGCAGAAACCAGTTGAAGAAAAAATAATAAAAATGGATCCTATAAATAATTTAGAATCTTTAGTAAATAGACCTATACTTTTATTGCATGGGGATAGCGATACAGTAGTATCTGTTGAAGGTCAAACAGTATTTTATAATAAGATAAGGTCTATGTATGAAGATAAGGAAAAGATAAAGTTTATTCAATACCCAGACCTAAATCATTTTGTTACTACTAATATGATGGAGGAAAGTGTAGCTTGGTTTTATAAATATCTGTAA
- the guaB gene encoding IMP dehydrogenase — MEFVGEGLTFDDVLLLPGKSEVLPKETQINTYLTKNIKLNIPLMSAGMDTVTESKMAIAMAREGGIGIIHKNMSIEQQALEVDRVKRSEHGIITDPFYLSRNHTVSDALELMERYHISGVPIVEEDMTLVGIITNRDIRFETDTTQLIDDVMTKENLVTGTRETTMDEALELMKQHKIEKLPLVDDEYKLAGLITIKDIEKSIEYPNSAKDESGRLLAGAAVGVTHDMMERISHLVKSKVDVIVVDTAHGHSKGVTDAVKRIKIEYPDLQVIAGNVATAEATVDLIKAGADAIKVGIGPGSICTTRVVTGIGVPQITAIINCAKAAKEYDIPVIADGGIKYSGDITKAIAAGANVVMIGSLFAGTEESPGEEELYEGRRFKVYRGMGSLGAMHSGSSDRYFQENVKKLVPEGVEGRVPYRGPLGDVVYQLLGGLRSGMGYIGARNIKELQEKAKFIKISNASLIENHPHDISITKEAPNYSRI, encoded by the coding sequence TTGGAATTTGTTGGTGAAGGATTAACTTTTGACGATGTGTTGTTGTTGCCAGGTAAATCAGAGGTATTACCTAAGGAAACTCAAATAAATACTTATTTAACTAAAAACATTAAGTTGAATATTCCATTGATGAGTGCTGGTATGGATACAGTTACTGAATCTAAAATGGCTATAGCTATGGCAAGAGAAGGTGGAATTGGAATAATTCATAAGAATATGTCCATAGAGCAACAAGCCCTAGAAGTAGATAGAGTGAAACGTTCTGAGCACGGCATAATTACAGATCCTTTCTATCTTTCAAGAAATCATACAGTTTCAGATGCTTTAGAGCTTATGGAAAGGTATCATATATCGGGAGTGCCAATAGTTGAAGAAGATATGACATTGGTAGGTATTATTACAAATAGGGATATTAGGTTTGAAACGGATACTACTCAATTAATTGATGATGTTATGACTAAGGAAAATTTAGTAACAGGTACTAGAGAAACGACTATGGATGAAGCATTAGAGCTTATGAAACAGCATAAAATTGAAAAACTTCCTTTAGTAGATGATGAGTATAAATTGGCAGGACTTATTACTATAAAAGATATTGAAAAGTCTATAGAATATCCAAATTCTGCCAAAGATGAATCGGGAAGGTTATTAGCAGGTGCTGCAGTAGGAGTTACACATGATATGATGGAAAGGATTAGCCATTTGGTTAAGTCTAAAGTAGATGTAATTGTGGTAGATACGGCTCATGGTCATTCTAAAGGAGTAACTGATGCAGTTAAGAGGATAAAAATAGAATATCCTGATTTGCAAGTAATAGCTGGAAATGTAGCTACTGCTGAGGCTACAGTGGACTTGATTAAAGCAGGTGCTGATGCTATAAAAGTAGGAATTGGTCCTGGATCTATATGTACTACTAGAGTAGTTACAGGTATTGGGGTACCTCAAATTACTGCCATTATAAATTGTGCGAAGGCTGCAAAAGAATATGATATTCCAGTTATTGCAGATGGAGGAATAAAATATTCTGGAGACATAACAAAGGCTATTGCAGCTGGTGCTAATGTTGTTATGATAGGTTCTTTATTTGCGGGAACAGAAGAAAGTCCAGGAGAAGAGGAACTATATGAGGGTAGAAGGTTTAAGGTATATAGAGGAATGGGTTCATTAGGAGCGATGCATTCAGGTAGTAGTGATAGATATTTTCAAGAGAATGTTAAAAAATTAGTGCCTGAAGGAGTTGAAGGAAGGGTACCTTATAGAGGACCTTTAGGAGATGTAGTTTATCAATTATTAGGTGGATTAAGATCTGGAATGGGATATATAGGAGCTAGAAATATAAAGGAATTGCAGGAAAAAGCTAAATTTATTAAGATAAGTAATGCATCTTTAATTGAAAACCATCCTCATGATATAAGTATTACAAAAGAAGCTCCAAATTATAGTAGAATATGA
- the guaA gene encoding glutamine-hydrolyzing GMP synthase gives MILILDLGSKCSRFLGRSIRKSKVYCEIVPYSYSIEKIKGKNPEGIIISGGKPNEMISIEKFDKQIFDLGVPILAIGYGADIMVEIYGGSSVKPKEFSYNFENVDVVTESLLFDGLGENVSLWLNKQYAFKTIPNGFNPIAKYEDKVIAIENKENKRYGVMFHPEIKNSIEGKNIIDNFLFKICNCDKKWTMEQFIEYSIEEIRMQVGDKKALCALSGGVDSSVAAVLVHKAIGDNLVCVFVDHGLLRKNEREQVEKVFKDHFKMNLIVVDAKERFLNKLKGVTDPEQKRKIIGEEFIRVFEEEQKKLTNIHFLVQGTIYPDVIESGIDGKVAVKSHHNVGGLPEDIDFELIEPLRQLFKDEVREVGRLLGISEDIVNRQPFPGPGLGVRVLGEITEEKLEIVREADYIFRDEIKKAGLQDKIWQYFAALPDVKSVGVTDGKRTYNYTIALRAVNSIDGMTAEWAKIPLEVLEKISNRIVNEVEHVNRVVYDITNKPPATIEWE, from the coding sequence TTGATATTAATTTTAGATTTAGGTAGTAAATGTTCAAGATTTTTAGGTAGGAGTATAAGAAAGTCTAAAGTTTACTGTGAAATAGTTCCATACAGTTATTCTATAGAAAAAATTAAAGGCAAAAATCCTGAAGGAATAATAATTTCTGGTGGGAAACCAAATGAGATGATATCTATAGAAAAATTTGATAAACAAATATTTGATTTAGGAGTTCCCATATTAGCTATTGGATATGGAGCAGATATTATGGTAGAAATTTATGGTGGAAGTTCAGTAAAGCCTAAAGAATTTAGCTATAACTTTGAAAATGTAGATGTAGTTACAGAAAGTTTACTGTTTGATGGATTAGGGGAAAATGTATCCTTATGGTTAAATAAGCAATATGCGTTTAAAACTATTCCAAATGGATTTAATCCTATAGCTAAATATGAAGATAAAGTAATAGCCATAGAGAATAAAGAAAACAAAAGGTATGGAGTGATGTTCCACCCAGAAATAAAAAATTCAATAGAAGGTAAAAATATAATTGATAATTTTCTATTTAAAATATGTAACTGTGATAAAAAATGGACTATGGAACAGTTTATTGAATATAGTATAGAAGAAATTAGAATGCAAGTAGGAGATAAAAAAGCCTTATGTGCATTATCAGGTGGAGTTGATTCTTCAGTAGCTGCCGTATTAGTCCACAAAGCCATTGGAGATAATTTGGTATGTGTGTTTGTAGATCATGGACTTTTAAGGAAAAATGAAAGAGAGCAAGTGGAAAAGGTATTTAAAGATCATTTCAAGATGAACCTAATTGTTGTAGATGCAAAAGAAAGATTTTTAAATAAATTAAAGGGAGTAACAGATCCAGAACAAAAGAGAAAGATAATTGGTGAGGAGTTCATAAGGGTATTTGAGGAAGAACAGAAAAAACTTACTAATATTCATTTTTTAGTGCAAGGAACCATATATCCAGATGTAATAGAATCTGGTATAGATGGGAAAGTAGCAGTAAAAAGTCATCACAATGTAGGTGGACTTCCTGAGGATATAGATTTTGAATTAATAGAACCTTTAAGGCAGTTATTTAAAGACGAAGTTCGTGAAGTGGGAAGATTACTTGGAATTAGTGAAGATATTGTAAATAGGCAACCTTTCCCAGGACCTGGTTTAGGAGTTAGAGTTTTAGGAGAGATTACAGAAGAAAAATTAGAAATTGTAAGAGAAGCAGATTATATATTTAGAGATGAGATTAAAAAAGCAGGTTTACAAGATAAAATATGGCAATATTTTGCAGCTCTTCCTGACGTTAAATCTGTAGGAGTAACTGATGGCAAAAGAACCTATAACTATACTATAGCTTTAAGAGCAGTAAATTCCATAGATGGCATGACTGCAGAATGGGCTAAAATACCATTGGAAGTATTGGAGAAAATTTCAAATAGGATAGTAAATGAAGTAGAACATGTAAATAGAGTAGTATATGATATAACAAACAAGCCTCCAGCAACTATTGAATGGGAGTAA
- a CDS encoding L-fuculose-phosphate aldolase: MLLQKEREEIVQYGKKLVTSNLTKGTGGNLSIYNRKEGLMAISPSGIDYFKIKPEDVVVLDLEGKKIEGDKKPSSEYEMHRIFYANRVDINAIIHTHTMYATTIACLNWDLPPVHYMVALAGLNVRCAKYATFGTKELAENAFEAMKDRKAVLLANHGLLAGDKDLANAFNITEEIEYCAELYYRTKCIGEPVILSEDEMRIMLEKFKTYGQVKK, from the coding sequence TTGTTACTACAAAAAGAGAGAGAAGAGATTGTTCAGTATGGGAAAAAATTAGTTACTAGCAATCTTACTAAAGGGACAGGAGGAAATTTAAGTATTTATAATCGTAAAGAGGGGCTTATGGCTATTAGTCCTTCAGGTATAGATTATTTTAAGATTAAACCAGAAGATGTGGTAGTTCTTGATCTAGAAGGGAAAAAAATAGAAGGAGATAAAAAGCCTTCCAGTGAATATGAAATGCACAGAATATTTTATGCTAATAGAGTCGATATAAATGCTATTATACATACTCATACTATGTATGCTACTACTATTGCATGTTTGAACTGGGATTTGCCTCCAGTACACTATATGGTGGCTTTAGCTGGGTTAAATGTAAGGTGTGCTAAATATGCAACCTTTGGAACTAAAGAATTAGCAGAAAATGCTTTTGAAGCCATGAAGGATAGAAAAGCAGTGTTACTTGCTAATCACGGATTATTGGCAGGGGATAAGGATTTAGCCAATGCCTTTAATATAACAGAAGAAATTGAATATTGTGCAGAACTTTATTATAGGACTAAGTGTATAGGGGAGCCAGTTATTCTATCAGAAGATGAGATGAGAATAATGTTAGAAAAATTTAAGACTTATGGACAGGTTAAAAAGTAA
- a CDS encoding S-methyl-5'-thioinosine phosphorylase gives MEKAIIGGTGVYDAGDGYSKKVKTKYGEVELDILNIDGEEIIFLPRHGKGHSVPPHLINYRANMMALREIGVKYIYSTAAVGSCNDKYEPGDVVVIKDFLDFTKSRPVTFFEGGDESVKHVDMSDPYCRNLREKFYATAKEQGLSIKGDAVYVCTEGPRFETAQEINMFKKMGGDVVGMTSVPEVVLAKELGMCYATVGIISNWCTGVKEEITLHDIQGTIEKNKEKITDIFIKIFQQELHQSNCNCNNAIIEL, from the coding sequence ATGGAGAAGGCAATAATTGGAGGTACAGGAGTATATGATGCTGGAGATGGATATAGCAAGAAGGTAAAAACCAAATATGGAGAAGTAGAATTGGATATTTTAAATATAGATGGAGAAGAAATAATTTTTTTACCAAGACATGGAAAAGGTCATTCAGTGCCTCCTCATTTGATAAATTATAGGGCGAATATGATGGCTTTAAGAGAAATAGGAGTAAAGTATATTTATTCTACAGCAGCAGTAGGTTCATGTAATGATAAATATGAACCAGGGGATGTAGTAGTTATAAAGGATTTTTTGGATTTTACTAAATCTAGACCTGTAACTTTCTTTGAAGGAGGAGATGAATCAGTAAAACATGTGGATATGAGTGATCCTTATTGCAGAAATTTAAGAGAAAAATTTTATGCTACTGCAAAAGAGCAAGGATTAAGTATAAAAGGGGATGCAGTATATGTGTGTACAGAAGGACCAAGATTTGAAACTGCTCAGGAAATAAATATGTTTAAAAAAATGGGCGGAGATGTAGTAGGAATGACTAGTGTACCAGAAGTGGTATTGGCTAAGGAATTGGGAATGTGTTATGCAACTGTTGGAATAATTTCCAATTGGTGTACAGGGGTAAAAGAAGAGATTACATTACATGATATACAAGGTACAATAGAAAAAAACAAGGAAAAGATAACAGATATTTTTATAAAAATTTTTCAGCAAGAACTACATCAGTCTAATTGTAATTGTAATAATGCTATAATAGAATTATAA